Proteins co-encoded in one Chionomys nivalis chromosome 6, mChiNiv1.1, whole genome shotgun sequence genomic window:
- the Tnip2 gene encoding TNFAIP3-interacting protein 2 isoform X1, whose protein sequence is MSSGDGTPPAAAALCSLYHEAGQQLQRLQDQLAARDALIASLRTRLAALAGDTAPSLVDALLDQVERFREQLRRREEGASEAQLRQEVERLTEKLEEKEREMQQLMSQPQHEREKEVVLLRRSVAEKEQARAASDILCRSLADETHQLRRTLAATAHMCQHLAKCLDERQHAQGDMGEKSADELGHTSRNASGKSVIEKLQEENRLLKQKVTHVEDLNAKWQRYDASRDEYVKGLHAQLKRRQVPPEPELLKKEISRLNRQLEEKINDCAEAKQELATVKMARDTALERAQMLEQQILAYKDDFKSERADRERAHSRIQELEEKVKSLMSQASQRQQDSQEPGPCRIHTGNKTAKYLEMDALERVAAGGWRPGPGSQQLELPAEGGHVCTAHRGQGDLQCPHCLQCFSDEQSEAFFRHLWECCQ, encoded by the exons ATGTCATCTGGGGACGGCACCCCGCCCGCGGCCGCCGCGCTCTGTAGCCTGTACCACGAGGCCGGCCAGCAGCTGCAGCGCCTGCAGGATCAGCTGGCCGCGCGCGACGCCCTGATCGCGAGCCTCCGCACCCGCCTAGCGGCTCTGGCAGGGGACACGGCGCCGTCACTCGTGGACGCGCTTCTGGATCAGGTGGAGCGCTTCCGTGAGCAGCTGCGGCGGCGGGAGGAAGGAGCTTCTGAGGCCCAGCTGCGCCAG GAAGTTGAGAGACTTACTGAGAAactagaagaaaaagagagggagatgcaGCAGCTGATGAGCCAGCCTCAGCATGAGCGAGAGAAGGAAGTCGTCCTGCTTCGGAGAAGTGTGGCAGAGAAGGAACAAGCCAGGGCCGCCAGCGACATCCTGTGCCGCTCCTTGGCTGATGAGACCCACCAACTGCGCAGGACGTTGGCTGCCACTGCCCACATGTGCCAGCATCTGGCCAAGTGTCTGGATGAACGACAGCACGCGCAGGGAGACATGGGGGAGAAAAGCGCTGACGAG CTAGGGCATACAAGCAGGAATGCTTCTGGCAAGAGCGTTATTGAGAAGTTACAGGAAGAAAATCGACTGTTAAAGCAGAAGGTGACTCAT GTCGAAGACCTCAATGCCAAGTGGCAGCGTTATGATGCCAGTAGGGATGAGTATGTGAAAGGGTTACACGCACAGCTAAAGAGGCGGCAGGTACCTCCTGAGCCTGAGCTGTTGAAGAAGGAGATTTCCAGGCTTAACAGACAGCTGGAGGAGAAAATAAATGACTGTGCAGAAGCAAAACAGGAGCTGGCAACTGTGAAGATGGCCCGGGACACGGCGCTGGAGCGAGCGCAGATGCTAGAGCAGCAG ATTCTTGCTTACAAAGATGACTTCAAATCAGAAAGGGCAGATCGGGAACGAGCTCATAGTAGGATTCAAGAACTGGAAGAAAAGGTCAAGTCTTTGATGTCGCAAGCATCCCAGAGACAG CAGGACTCCCAGGAGCCAGGACCCTGTCGGATTCATACGGGGAACAAAACTGCCAAGTACTTAGAGATGGATGCACTGGAGCGTGTGGCAGCTGGTGGTTGGAGGCCCGGGCCTGGGTCCCAACAGCTGGAACTGCCTGCAGAGGGTGGGCATGTCTGCacagcccacagaggccagggcGACCTTCAGTGTCCTCACTGCCTGCAGTGCTTCAGTGATGAGCAAAGCGAGGCGTTCTTCAGGCACCTGTGGGAGTGCTGCCAATGA
- the Tnip2 gene encoding TNFAIP3-interacting protein 2 isoform X2 has product MSSGDGTPPAAAALCSLYHEAGQQLQRLQDQLAARDALIASLRTRLAALAGDTAPSLVDALLDQVERFREQLRRREEGASEAQLRQEVERLTEKLEEKEREMQQLMSQPQHEREKEVVLLRRSVAEKEQARAASDILCRSLADETHQLRRTLAATAHMCQHLAKCLDERQHAQGDMGEKSADELGHTSRNASGKSVIEKLQEENRLLKQKVTHVEDLNAKWQRYDASRDEYVKGLHAQLKRRQVPPEPELLKKEISRLNRQLEEKINDCAEAKQELATVKMARDTALERAQMLEQQILAYKDDFKSERADRERAHSRIQELEEKVKSLMSQASQRQDSQEPGPCRIHTGNKTAKYLEMDALERVAAGGWRPGPGSQQLELPAEGGHVCTAHRGQGDLQCPHCLQCFSDEQSEAFFRHLWECCQ; this is encoded by the exons ATGTCATCTGGGGACGGCACCCCGCCCGCGGCCGCCGCGCTCTGTAGCCTGTACCACGAGGCCGGCCAGCAGCTGCAGCGCCTGCAGGATCAGCTGGCCGCGCGCGACGCCCTGATCGCGAGCCTCCGCACCCGCCTAGCGGCTCTGGCAGGGGACACGGCGCCGTCACTCGTGGACGCGCTTCTGGATCAGGTGGAGCGCTTCCGTGAGCAGCTGCGGCGGCGGGAGGAAGGAGCTTCTGAGGCCCAGCTGCGCCAG GAAGTTGAGAGACTTACTGAGAAactagaagaaaaagagagggagatgcaGCAGCTGATGAGCCAGCCTCAGCATGAGCGAGAGAAGGAAGTCGTCCTGCTTCGGAGAAGTGTGGCAGAGAAGGAACAAGCCAGGGCCGCCAGCGACATCCTGTGCCGCTCCTTGGCTGATGAGACCCACCAACTGCGCAGGACGTTGGCTGCCACTGCCCACATGTGCCAGCATCTGGCCAAGTGTCTGGATGAACGACAGCACGCGCAGGGAGACATGGGGGAGAAAAGCGCTGACGAG CTAGGGCATACAAGCAGGAATGCTTCTGGCAAGAGCGTTATTGAGAAGTTACAGGAAGAAAATCGACTGTTAAAGCAGAAGGTGACTCAT GTCGAAGACCTCAATGCCAAGTGGCAGCGTTATGATGCCAGTAGGGATGAGTATGTGAAAGGGTTACACGCACAGCTAAAGAGGCGGCAGGTACCTCCTGAGCCTGAGCTGTTGAAGAAGGAGATTTCCAGGCTTAACAGACAGCTGGAGGAGAAAATAAATGACTGTGCAGAAGCAAAACAGGAGCTGGCAACTGTGAAGATGGCCCGGGACACGGCGCTGGAGCGAGCGCAGATGCTAGAGCAGCAG ATTCTTGCTTACAAAGATGACTTCAAATCAGAAAGGGCAGATCGGGAACGAGCTCATAGTAGGATTCAAGAACTGGAAGAAAAGGTCAAGTCTTTGATGTCGCAAGCATCCCAGAGACAG GACTCCCAGGAGCCAGGACCCTGTCGGATTCATACGGGGAACAAAACTGCCAAGTACTTAGAGATGGATGCACTGGAGCGTGTGGCAGCTGGTGGTTGGAGGCCCGGGCCTGGGTCCCAACAGCTGGAACTGCCTGCAGAGGGTGGGCATGTCTGCacagcccacagaggccagggcGACCTTCAGTGTCCTCACTGCCTGCAGTGCTTCAGTGATGAGCAAAGCGAGGCGTTCTTCAGGCACCTGTGGGAGTGCTGCCAATGA